One genomic window of [Clostridium] scindens ATCC 35704 includes the following:
- a CDS encoding TnpV protein, whose protein sequence is MCRWQKKHSPAPLRRKHNLRMIEAENNPKGAIIMENITYTRQGDYLIPDLTLPTEPELPLGRYALMHRDYLEQHKRVTYLNLLTQGRLNEHLYQTEQTALQRLELLTKQLSAEQGVTEELKEKAPMQWVGMMNNIRSQAEELILNELIYR, encoded by the coding sequence ATGTGCAGGTGGCAGAAAAAACACAGTCCCGCACCTTTGCGCAGGAAACACAATCTTCGTATGATAGAAGCAGAAAACAACCCGAAAGGAGCGATCATCATGGAGAACATCACATATACCCGTCAGGGGGATTATCTTATTCCCGACCTGACATTACCGACAGAGCCAGAACTTCCGCTTGGCAGATACGCATTGATGCACCGGGATTATCTGGAGCAGCACAAGAGAGTGACCTATCTCAACCTTCTGACACAGGGCAGGCTGAACGAGCATCTGTACCAGACGGAACAGACAGCGCTCCAGAGGCTGGAACTTCTGACGAAGCAGCTGTCAGCCGAGCAGGGCGTGACGGAGGAACTGAAAGAGAAAGCCCCGATGCAGTGGGTGGGAATGATGAACAACATTCGCAGTCAGGCGGAGGAGCTGATCCTGAACGAGCTGATCTACCGCTAA